In Dermatophagoides farinae isolate YC_2012a chromosome 9, ASM2471394v1, whole genome shotgun sequence, a genomic segment contains:
- the Rpn3 gene encoding regulatory particle non-ATPase 3 isoform X1 yields MVENKKDIVEDVDMKSPGETSTNTDSSAIDEAAKKMERENFVLEELREHAKQIEKGVSAKEQRFILRVLRSLNATRKNINAAILRRVISIFYQSVPEQRQTLLAYIEEPMDTGTGTVKSKPKFSVSSLSPEQDVYFHLLVVLYLLDLHNYKSAITCSDSLMAKICKHNRRTLDVLAAKAYYYHTRCYELNGQLNETKSFFHSRLQTATLRNDYEGQAVLLNSLLRIYLHYNLYDQASKLVSKSTFPESASNNEWARFFYYLGRIKAIQLEYSEARKNLLQAIRKAPQQSAIGFKQIVHKLAITVDLLLGDIPERAIFRDPTLHRPLSPYFQLTQAVRTGNLKRFNEVLDKFGTKFQTDHTYTLIIRLRHNVIKTAIRMINQSYSRIYLKNVAEKLMLDNVEDAEYIVSKAIRDGVIEATIDHEREFMQSKETTDIYCTSEPLNAFNSRISFCLDIHNQSVKAMRFPPRSYNKDLESAEDRREREQQDLEYAKEMADEEDDGFT; encoded by the exons AtggttgaaaataaaaaagatatCGTTGAAGATGTTGACATGAAATCACCTGGTGAAACATCAACCAACACCGATTCATCAGCTATTGATGAAGCGgccaaaaaaatggaacgagaaaattttgttcttgAAGAACTACGTGAACATGCAAAACAGATTGAAAAAGGTGTATCGGCCAAAGAACAACGATTCATACTTCGTGTACTTCGTTCATTGAATGCAACACGTAAGAATATCAATGCCGCCATTCTACGACGTGTCATATCGATATTCTATCAAAGTGTTCCCGAACAGCGACAAACATTATTGGCTTATATTGAAGAACCGATGGATACAGGAACTGGTACGGTGAAATCGAAACCAAAATTTTctgtatcatcattatcacctgAACAAGATgtctattttcatttgcttGTAGTACTCTATCTTCTTGATCTTCATAATTATAAAAGT GCTATCACTTGTTCGGATTCATTGATGGCAAAAATTTGTAAACACAATCGTCGAACATTGGATGTGTTGGCTGCAAAAgcctattattatcatacaCGTTgttatgaattgaatggacagctaaatgaaacgaaatcattttttcatagCCGTTTACAAACAGCTACCTTACGTAATGATTATGAAGGCCAAGCTGTCctattgaattcattattgCGAATCTATTTACATTATAATCTCTATGATCAGGCATCAAAATTGGTATCGAAATCTACATTTCCTGAAAGTGCATCCAATAATGAATGGGCTCgatttttttactatttaGGACGTATTAAAGCTATTCAATTGGAATATTCGGAAGCTCGAAAAAATCTATTGCAAGCAATACGTAAAGCACCACAACAATCGGCTATTGGATTCAAACAGATTGTTCATAAATTAGCCATCACTGTTGATCTATTGTTAGGTGATATACCGGAACGGGCAATTTTTCGTGATCCTACACTTCATCGTCCATTATCACCATATTTTCAACTAACACAAGCTGTTCGTACAGGAAATCTAAAAAGATTCAATGAAGTTTTGGATAAATTTGgtacaaaatttcaaactgATCATACTTATACGTTGATCATACGTTTACGACATAATGTCATCAAAACGGCTATTCGtatgataaatcaatcatattCACGTATTTATCTGAAAAATGTGGCTGAAAAATTAATGCTTGACAATGTAGAAGATGCTGAATATATTGTTTCGAAAGCAATACGTGATGGTGTTATTGAAGCAACAATTGATCATGAACGTGAATTTATGCAATCAAAAGAAACTACCGATATCTATTGTACATCGGAACCATTGAATGCATTCAATAGTCGTATATCGTTCTGTTTGGAtattcataatcaatcaGTGAAAGCGATGCGTTTTCCACCACGATCATATAATAAAGATCTAGAAAGTGCTGAG GATCGCCGTGAACGTGAACAACAAGATCTTGAATATGCAAAAGAGATGGCTGATGAAGAGGATGATGGATTCacataa
- the Rpn3 gene encoding regulatory particle non-ATPase 3 isoform X2 gives MVENKKDIVEDVDMKSPGETSTNTDSSAIDEAAKKMERENFVLEELREHAKQIEKGVSAKEQRFILRVLRSLNATRKNINAAILRRVISIFYQSVPEQRQTLLAYIEEPMDTGTGTVKSKPKFSVSSLSPEQDVYFHLLVVLYLLDLHNYKSAITCSDSLMAKICKHNRRTLDVLAAKAYYYHTRCYELNGQLNETKSFFHSRLQTATLRNDYEGQAVLLNSLLRIYLHYNLYDQASKLVSKSTFPESASNNEWARFFYYLGRIKAIQLEYSEARKNLLQAIRKAPQQSAIGFKQIVHKLAITVDLLLGDIPERAIFRDPTLHRPLSPYFQLTQAVRTGNLKRFNEVLDKFGTKFQTDHTYTLIIRLRHNVIKTAIRMINQSYSRIYLKNVAEKLMLDNVEDAEYIVSKAIRDGVIEATIDHEREFMQSKETTDIYCTSEPLNAFNSRISFCLDIHNQSVKAMRFPPRSYNKDLESAEGERPPPPPKILKQKDFD, from the exons AtggttgaaaataaaaaagatatCGTTGAAGATGTTGACATGAAATCACCTGGTGAAACATCAACCAACACCGATTCATCAGCTATTGATGAAGCGgccaaaaaaatggaacgagaaaattttgttcttgAAGAACTACGTGAACATGCAAAACAGATTGAAAAAGGTGTATCGGCCAAAGAACAACGATTCATACTTCGTGTACTTCGTTCATTGAATGCAACACGTAAGAATATCAATGCCGCCATTCTACGACGTGTCATATCGATATTCTATCAAAGTGTTCCCGAACAGCGACAAACATTATTGGCTTATATTGAAGAACCGATGGATACAGGAACTGGTACGGTGAAATCGAAACCAAAATTTTctgtatcatcattatcacctgAACAAGATgtctattttcatttgcttGTAGTACTCTATCTTCTTGATCTTCATAATTATAAAAGT GCTATCACTTGTTCGGATTCATTGATGGCAAAAATTTGTAAACACAATCGTCGAACATTGGATGTGTTGGCTGCAAAAgcctattattatcatacaCGTTgttatgaattgaatggacagctaaatgaaacgaaatcattttttcatagCCGTTTACAAACAGCTACCTTACGTAATGATTATGAAGGCCAAGCTGTCctattgaattcattattgCGAATCTATTTACATTATAATCTCTATGATCAGGCATCAAAATTGGTATCGAAATCTACATTTCCTGAAAGTGCATCCAATAATGAATGGGCTCgatttttttactatttaGGACGTATTAAAGCTATTCAATTGGAATATTCGGAAGCTCGAAAAAATCTATTGCAAGCAATACGTAAAGCACCACAACAATCGGCTATTGGATTCAAACAGATTGTTCATAAATTAGCCATCACTGTTGATCTATTGTTAGGTGATATACCGGAACGGGCAATTTTTCGTGATCCTACACTTCATCGTCCATTATCACCATATTTTCAACTAACACAAGCTGTTCGTACAGGAAATCTAAAAAGATTCAATGAAGTTTTGGATAAATTTGgtacaaaatttcaaactgATCATACTTATACGTTGATCATACGTTTACGACATAATGTCATCAAAACGGCTATTCGtatgataaatcaatcatattCACGTATTTATCTGAAAAATGTGGCTGAAAAATTAATGCTTGACAATGTAGAAGATGCTGAATATATTGTTTCGAAAGCAATACGTGATGGTGTTATTGAAGCAACAATTGATCATGAACGTGAATTTATGCAATCAAAAGAAACTACCGATATCTATTGTACATCGGAACCATTGAATGCATTCAATAGTCGTATATCGTTCTGTTTGGAtattcataatcaatcaGTGAAAGCGATGCGTTTTCCACCACGATCATATAATAAAGATCTAGAAAGTGCTGAG GGTGAaagaccaccaccaccaccaaaaatactaaaacaaaaagatttcGATTAG
- the LOC124498084 gene encoding myc box-dependent-interacting protein 1 — MVHNMADSKASGFSKVVAKHSLRAKERFLQNFGKKDRTTDELFEIYQTNFNKQQSNATRLLKELKNYATCAREMQSASKSLLDCMADLYENDWPGQTMIPDRIKSIEMLWGDLCHKLNDQCTIPLSTYLSQFSEIRNKIDKRGRKLLDYDAARHNHETIHAASKKRDDLKLTKAREQMDESRRLYEVLNKELHEELPALYDSRIPFYINMFQTLFNSETHFHQEYSKVDHKLAEMIEQLAIEAAKGTFQSDAGRYLSQIQQQQQQQQQQQQQQQHSPLAMNKSIDDGDVDNNQSLNDAMLKQQQNVNSESDSIDLNKSNESDLDSSPPAPPAKTTSATKNTSINNDTNGEHNDAIKQSNGNCNDEMNHKNDKKEELYEIPIGATTTDLPPGVLYKVKATYKYGAEDSDELTFESGEILHVIQYEDPEEQEEGWLMGIRELTGEKGLFPANFTRPI; from the exons atggtACACAATATGGCCGATTCAAAAGCATCGGGTTTCTCCAAAGTGGTGGCCAAACATTCATTGCGTGCAAAAGAACGG TTTCTACAAAATTTTGGCAAAAAAGATCGTACAACGGAtgaattgtttgaaatttatcaaacaaatttcaataaacaacaatcgaatgcAACTAGATTGttgaaagaattgaaaaattatgcaACATGTGCACGTGAAATGCAATCAGCATCTAAGTCATTATTGGATTGTATGGCCGATctttatgaaaatgattggcCTGGCCAAACAATGATACCGGATCGTATAAAATCCATTGAAATGTTATGGGGAGATTTGTGCCATAAATTAAATGATCAATGTACAATACCATTGAGCACATATCTCAGTCAATTTTCTGAAATTcga aataaaatcgATAAACGTGGCCGAAAATTATTGGATTATGATGCTGCACGCCATAATCATGAAACAATACATGCAGCATCGAAAAAACgtgatgatttaaaattaacaaaaGCACGTGAACAGATGGATGAATCAAGACGTTTATATGAAGTTTTGAATAAAGAGCTACATGAAGAATTGCCAGCATTATATGATAGCCGTATACCATTCTATATAAATATGTTTCaaacattattcaattcGGAGACACATTTTCATCAGGAATACTCAAAAGTGGATCATAAATTAGCCgaaatgattgaacaatTGGCAATAGAAGCTGCAAAAGGTACATTTCAATCGGATGCTGGCCGTTATTTGAgccaaatacaacaacaacaacaacaacagcagcaacaacaacaacaacaacaacattcaccATTAGCTATgaataaatcgattgatgatggtgatgttgataataatcaatcattaaatgatgccatgttaaaacaacaacagaatgtGAATTCAGAATCTGATtctattgatttgaataaatcaaatgaatcagaTTTGGATTCATCACCACCAGCACCGCCGGCAAAGacaacatcagcaacaaaaaatacatcCATAAATAATGATACAAACGGTGAACATAATGATGCAATCAAACAATCGAATGGAAATTGTAACGATGAAATG aatcacaaaaatgataaaaaggAAGAACTTTATGAAATTCCCATTGGAGCTACGACTACGGATCTACCACCTGGTGTATTATACAAG gtAAAAGCAACATATAAATATGGTGCTGAAGATAGTGATGAATTGACATTCGAAAGTGGTGAAATATTGCATGTAATACAATATGAAGATCCTGAAGAACAAGAAGAAGGATGGTTAATGGGTATACGTGAATTGACCGGTGAAAAAGGTCTATTTCCAGCCAATTTTACAAGGccaatttga
- the Nup154 gene encoding nuclear pore complex protein Nup154 yields MLLDSMPTVALDYDVDNNTGIGASIITGGNATIQSPHHHHHPQSQSQPPPIADDSMKMMNMMMMTSSSPLAETISAGHNLDIITNYVDSFLQADSFFPQLNELLKVSPGFVSISGRRDFDYPNLEEYGNSLKTLSQFVGLKTIPLPKLLIEQFGQMVQRCEMGIFANIGRAWLAIDTNVYLWKYDTGTDVAYYDALSRMIIKVELVKPKQGVLKSHIKYILVLVTFTEIILLGITFSGDVNNPDGDQGDLLVMPDPLFTLPTDNVEVKVIQSTDDGRIFFGGNDGSLYEIHYQADNGWFGGKSCHKINHSASYLSFLVPKILKNYKQVPIIQIQIDKTRNILYTLNEEGDIEVFDLGIDGKSAQRVVQKSLTSITREAIAAASAIDEMNFKSIVSINSMEECESIYINLVAVTKTGVRLYFTTTSLNTPEQRPFGLTLLHIRLPPGFAASCGQHRPTAVQQTHYKKGNFIFISYQTDNKDTLWTLSSDSFAFRNELSELYTIIPLKTRIWSMAEEPQIVEYKPYQSLFFKNKTFALETPAIVTQHIEMPQKFVFLTAQGVIVGYKPRLVDQLKQLLMENQGYDNDAVKSFFHLHSGSFQSNACVFALILACDSQPTGEEKLIEWATSAFFHYGSEMLNSTQHPIHQSNIQTSTPFISTPLASPLMTISPGVGHQDQLPSPVRPYDSPYKTNLMNRFDMNQQQTPLSSLSPPPQQHQQQQQQSQQAHFPLQNCSGKCRGLFIYFSRIIRPIWNLKAISINQKQTPEGPKELLTSNISVDEIKVYLLRLTSLYSFLKKNMKFTEIESDKYLNSSSSTSFAINDQQQMFERNLLFGLFKLIEHCLEVLNLWKLLCIHQFHVIVANLTTDKQNQLSNMNFKELTVYGNEMTTLLASALVQRFIEDHSTTDIINRRLQDVCPSIYKNENALHAKVHEMVLKSKSYTNENDRKILLDNALKLCKKIGPRINLQAICDLFQSINWYEAIVDICLNTGQQRDPQSLALHYYKNRDKMDADLQVKNVYDSRIECYRLLLDVYGRLVQQSKSLLSPRSSSSSSSSSSSSATKLSMVDYPNPDEAKQSALTILRMATQSNDELFHYTLYNWLYEHNQMDKLLEIKSPYLEAYLKEKTSEINDSIALMDFLWLYYERNGHFNAAAQILAKLAEQNSTEIPLYKRIEYLSRAIVCMKSLDARLITNSSYGSAGEFLHMLEEKIEVARIQMQLLNTLEKIKPSRYEEAIQMLNQRLLNVTSLYQDFAEPFQLYECQLKILYCAGHDDISLIENIWRNILDMELCSVRLADSQTRQTLLRNKIKELGALYLNTEKFFPLELIITILESSSPSSIANQNQTYEPYWLVETLLTLKIPLINLFEIYHKIYKSRINYKSTGGITLDPINLLDILIYLINQLDNCHMNSIDRQFFASKALDLISGYNNDLLLFSSLFDSTETRLVKIRNELNRTKIYLERNVVK; encoded by the exons ATGCTATTGGATTCAATGCCGACTGTTGCTTTAgattatgatgttgataataataccGGCATTGGTGCAAGTATTATTACAGGCGGTAATGCTACAATACAATCaccccatcatcatcatcatccacaatcacaatcacagCCACCGCCAATAGCCGATGattcgatgaaaatgatgaacatgatgatgatgacatcgTCATCACCGTTAGCCGAAACAATATCGGCTGGTCATAATTTAGATATTATCACCAATTATGTGGATTCATTCTTACAAgctgattctttttttccacaattaaatgaattattaaaaGTTTCACCCG GATTCGTATCGATATCTGGACGACGAGATTTTGATTATCCAAATCTTGAAGAATATGgtaattcattgaaaacacTTTCACAATTTGTTGGTCTTAAAACAATTCCATTGCCTAAACTtttgattgaacaatttggtc aaatggtTCAACGATGTGAAATGGGTATCTTTGCCAATATTGGACGTGCTTGGCTGGCTATCGATACAAATGTTTATCTATGGAAGTATGATACCGGTACCGATGTTGCCTATTATGATGCTCTTTCACGTATGATAATCAAAGTAGAATTGGTGAAACCCAAACAAGGTGTTCTTAAATCACACATCAAATACATTCTCGTATTGGTTACATTTACcgaaatcattttgttgggCATCACTTTCAGTGGTGATGTGAATAATCCTGATGGTGATCAGGGAGATTTGTTGGTTATGCCTGATCCATTATTTACATTACCAACGGATAATGTTGAAGTGAAAGTTATTCAATCTACTGATGATGGTCGAATATTTTTCGGTGGTAATGATGGATCACTTtatgaaattcattatcaagcTGATAATGGTTGGTTTGGTGGAAAAAGTTGCCataaaattaatcattcaGCTAGTTATTTATCGTTTTTGGTGCctaaaatattgaaaaactaTAAACAAGTACCCATTATACAgattcaaattgataaaaCACGTAATATACTATAtacattgaatgaagaagGTGATATCGAAGTATTCGATCTTGGCATTGATGGTAAATCGGCTCAACGTGTTGTACAAAAATCACTTACATCCATAACACGTGAAGCGATCGCTGCAGCATCTGCTatcgatgaaatgaatttcaaatcaatcgtaTCGATTAATTCAATGGAAGAATgtgaatcaatttatataaatttaGTTGCCGTTACAAAAACTGGTGTTCGACTTTATTTCACTACGACATCATTGAATACACCGGAACAACGACCATTCGGTTTAACATTATTACATATTCGGTTACCACCTGGTTTCGCAGCCTCATGTGGTCAACATCGGCCAACAGCCGTACAACAAACTCATTATAAGAAaggaaattttattttcatttcatatcaaACTGATAACAAAGATACATTATGGACATTAAGTTCGGATTCATTTGCATTTCGAAATGAATTAAGTGAATTATATACGATTATACCATTGAAAACAAGAATCTGGTCAATGGCTGAAGAACCACAGATTGTTGAATATAAACCATATCAAAGTTTATTCTTTAAGAATAAAACATTTGCATTAGAAACACCGGCCATCGTTACACAGCATATTGAAATGCcacaaaaatttgttttcctAACCGCACAGGGCGTAATTGTTGGCTATAAACCACGTTTAGTTGACCAGTTGAAACAATTGTTGATGGAAAATCAAGGCTACGATAATGATGCggttaaatcattttttcatctacaTAGTGGTTCATTTCAATCGAATGCCTGTGTATTTGCTTTGATATTGGCCTGTGATTCACAACCAACtggtgaagaaaaattaattgaatggGCAACATCggcattttttcattatggaTCTGAAATGTTAAATTCAACACAACATCCAATACATCAATCGAATATACAAACATCAACACCATTCATATCGACTCCTTTGGCCAGTCCATTGATGACAATAAGTCCAGGTGTTGGACATCAAGATCAATTACCAAGTCCTGTACGTCCATATGATAGTCCGTATAAGACGAATCTAATGAATCGTTTTGatatgaatcaacaacaaacaccattatcatcactatcaccaccaccacaacagcatcagcaacaacaacaacaatcacaacaagCTCATTTTCCATTGCAAAATTGTTCGGGAAAATGTCGTGgtcttttcatttatttttcacgtATCATTCGACCTATATGGAATTTGAAAgcaatttcaataaatcaaaaacaaacaccagAAGGACCAAAAGAATTACTTACCAGTAATATATCGGTAGATGAAATTAAAGTATATCTACTTCGTTTAACATCTTTATATAGTTTTCtgaagaaaaatatgaaattcaCAGAAATAGAATCGgataaatatttgaattcatcatcatcaacatcattcgctatcaatgatcaacaacaaatgtttgAACGTAATCTATTGTTTGGtctattcaaattgattgaacattGTCTTGAAGTATTGAATCTATGGAAATTATTATGCATACATCAATTCCATGTGATTGTTGCCAATTTGACCACAGATAAACagaatcaattatcaaatatgaattttaaagAATTAACAGTTTATGGTAATGAAATGACAACATTATTGGCCAGTGCATTGGTACAACGATTTATTGAAGATCATTCAACAACTGATATTATTAATCGACGTCTACAGGATGTATGTCCATCtatttataaaaatgaaaatgctTTACATGCCAAAGTACATGAAATGGTATTGAAATCTAAATCATAtaccaatgaaaatgatcgtaaaattttattagataatgcattgaaattatgtaaaaaaattggtcCAAGAATCAATCTACAAGCCATTTGTGATCtatttcaatcgattaattggTATGAAGCtattgttgatatttgtCTTAATACTGGACAACAACGTGATCCACAAAGTTTAGcattacattattataaaaatcgAGATAAAATGGATGCCGATTTACAAGTGAAAAATGTCTATGATTCTCGTATCGAATGTTATCGGCTATTATTAGATGTATATGGTCGTCTTGTACAACAAAGTAAATCATTGCTTAGtccacgatcatcatcatcgtcatcatcatcatcatcatcatcggcaacaaaattatcaatggtGGATTATCCTAATCCTGATGAAGCTAAACAATCTGCATTGACCATTCTACGTATGGCAAcacaatcgaatgatgaattatttcattatacACTTTATAATTGGCTTTATGAACATAATCAGATGGATAAATTATTGGAAATTAAATCACCATATCTAGAAGCATATTTAAAGGAGAAAACATCGGAaattaatgattcaattgcATTAATGGATTTTCTTTGGCTTTATTATGAACGTAATGGCCATTTTAATGCTGCAGCACAAATATTGGCAAAATTAGCGGAACAAAATTCTACTGAAATACCATTATATAAACGGATTGAATATTTAAGCCGTGCTATTGTTTGTATGAAAAGTTTAGATGCACGTCTAATTACGAATAGTTCATATGGTTCGGCTGGTGAATTTCTACATATgttggaagaaaaaatcgaagTAGCACGTATACAGATGCAATTGTTGAatacattggaaaaaataaaaccatcAAGATATGAAGAAGCTATACAGATGCTTAATCAACGTTTATTGAATGTAACATCATTATATCAGGATTTTGCTGAACCATTTCAACTTTATGAAtgtcaattgaaaatattatatTGTGCCGGTCATGATGATATTagtttaattgaaaatatttggcGTAATATTCTGGATATGGAATTATGTTCAGTTCGTTTGGCTGATTCACAAACACGGCAAACATTGTTGCGtaataaaatcaaagaattggGTGCTCTTTATCTGAATAcagagaaattttttccactag aATTGATAATCACCATActggaatcatcatcaccatcatcaatagctaatcaaaatcaaacatatGAACCATATTGGCTAGTGGAAACATTGTTGACATTAAAAATtccattaattaatttgtttgaaatttatcaCAAGATTTATAAATCACGAATCAATTATAAATCTACTGGCGGTATCACATTGGatccaatcaatttattggaCATTTTAATCtatttgattaatcaattggATAATTGCCATATGAATTCTATTGATAG ACAATTTTTCGCTTCCAAAGCATTGGATCTAATATCTGGCTATAACAAcgatttgttattattttcatcattgtttgattcaaCCGAAACAAGATTGGTGAAAATTcgtaatgaattgaatcgaacgaaaatttatttggaaCGTAATGTTGTTAAATGA
- the LOC124497462 gene encoding putative dimethyladenosine transferase isoform X1 translates to MSKIRTEKKSRQHNEIQKQGIKFNKVLGQHILKNPLVVTSMVDKAALRSSDVVLEVGPGTGNMTMKLLEKCKQVIACEVDTRLVAELQKRVQNSPLQSKLKIIIGDVLRKDLPFFDVCVANLPYQISSPFVFKLLLHRPFFRCAILMFQREFAQRLVAKPGDKLYCRLSVNTQLLSRVDIIMKVGKNNFRPPPKVESSVIRLEPINPPPMINYKEWDGMLRICFLRKNKTLSNLFHQTSVMEMLRHNYEVHCSMKNINIDRNNNNGFNIKDKITAILTEIKFEMKRARSMDIDEFLLLLCTFNKHDLHFS, encoded by the exons atgtccaaaataagaacagagaaaaaatctCGTCAACATAATGAGATACAGAAACAAGGTATCAAGTTTAATAAAGTTTTAGGCCAACATATCCTAAAGAATCCATTGGTAGTGACCAGTATGGTCGATAAG GCTGCATTACGATCAAGCGATGTTGTATTGGAAGTTGGTCCTGGCACTGGTAATATGACCATGAAATTATTAGAAAAATGTAAACAAGTAATAGCTTGTGAAGTGGACACCCGATTAGTGGCCGAATTACAGAAACGTGTACAAAATAGCCCATTACAATCAAAGCTaaagattattattggcgATGTTCTTCGTAAAGATCTTCCATTTTTCGATGTTTGTGTAGCCAATCTTCCATATCagatatcatcaccattcgtatttaaattattactTCATCGGCCATTTTTTCGTTGTGCAATATTAATGTTTCAACGTGAATTTGCACAACGTTTAGTAGCTAAACCTGGTGATAAACTTTATTGTCGTTTATCTGTAAACACTCAATTATTATCACGTGTTGATATTATAATGAAAGTtggtaaaaataatttccgtCCACCACCAAAAGTAGAATCATCAGTAATACGTTTAGAGCCAATAAATCCACCACCAATGATTAATTATAAAGAATGGGACGGTATGTTACGGATATGTTTTCTacgtaaaaataaaaccttATCAAATCTATTTCATCAAACATCAGTAATGGAAATGCTACGACATAATTATGAAGTACAttgttcaatgaaaaatattaatatcgaccgtaataataataatggattcaATATCAAAGATAAAATAACAGCAATATTAACCGagataaaatttgaaatgaaacgtGCACGTTCAAtggatattgatgaatttcttCTATTACTTTGTACATTTAATAAACATGATCTTCATTTCTCTTAA
- the LOC124497462 gene encoding putative dimethyladenosine transferase isoform X2: protein MSKIRTEKKSRQHNEIQKQGIKFNKVLGQHILKNPLVVTSMVDKAALRSSDVVLEVGPGTGNMTMKLLEKCKQVIACEVDTRLVAELQKRVQNSPLQSKLKIIIGDVLRKDLPFFDVCVANLPYQISSPFVFKLLLHRPFFRCAILMFQREFAQRLVAKPGDKLYCRLSVNTQLLSRVDIIMKVGKNNFRPPPKVESSVIRLEPINPPPMINYKEWDVMEMLRHNYEVHCSMKNINIDRNNNNGFNIKDKITAILTEIKFEMKRARSMDIDEFLLLLCTFNKHDLHFS from the exons atgtccaaaataagaacagagaaaaaatctCGTCAACATAATGAGATACAGAAACAAGGTATCAAGTTTAATAAAGTTTTAGGCCAACATATCCTAAAGAATCCATTGGTAGTGACCAGTATGGTCGATAAG GCTGCATTACGATCAAGCGATGTTGTATTGGAAGTTGGTCCTGGCACTGGTAATATGACCATGAAATTATTAGAAAAATGTAAACAAGTAATAGCTTGTGAAGTGGACACCCGATTAGTGGCCGAATTACAGAAACGTGTACAAAATAGCCCATTACAATCAAAGCTaaagattattattggcgATGTTCTTCGTAAAGATCTTCCATTTTTCGATGTTTGTGTAGCCAATCTTCCATATCagatatcatcaccattcgtatttaaattattactTCATCGGCCATTTTTTCGTTGTGCAATATTAATGTTTCAACGTGAATTTGCACAACGTTTAGTAGCTAAACCTGGTGATAAACTTTATTGTCGTTTATCTGTAAACACTCAATTATTATCACGTGTTGATATTATAATGAAAGTtggtaaaaataatttccgtCCACCACCAAAAGTAGAATCATCAGTAATACGTTTAGAGCCAATAAATCCACCACCAATGATTAATTATAAAGAATGGGACG TAATGGAAATGCTACGACATAATTATGAAGTACAttgttcaatgaaaaatattaatatcgaccgtaataataataatggattcaATATCAAAGATAAAATAACAGCAATATTAACCGagataaaatttgaaatgaaacgtGCACGTTCAAtggatattgatgaatttcttCTATTACTTTGTACATTTAATAAACATGATCTTCATTTCTCTTAA